The proteins below are encoded in one region of Ostrea edulis chromosome 3, xbOstEdul1.1, whole genome shotgun sequence:
- the LOC130053530 gene encoding uncharacterized protein K02A2.6-like encodes MAKSVIGRIEVYDSHVETWDSYSERLEQYFLCNEVKVEKKVPALLSLVGGPTYQLLRGLTAPKKPSECEYAELIKTLSDHLNPKPVVISERFRFYKRDQREGESIRDYLAQLRKLSEHCDFKQNLSESIRDRLVCGLRSEAIQNKLLAEKNLTLEIAVQISQAMETASRDATELQAKHVGLGENSDYRDGFNESLVATLHVNSLDNTHLNAIILEPIIHNRKIRMELDTGAAVSVMSERKFREHFPDKVDSLKKTHLRLRTYTEEVLKPKGVARVPVTYGNQRKELNLYVVQKDGPSLFGREWLAHITLDWPSIKSLSVATSKVSGTCSKGTKHKLSEILGKHGQIFKDDMGTVKGIKASLKLKESAQPKFCKARPVAYSLKQKVEKELNKLVDSGVITKIDYSEWATPIVPVIKSDGSVRICGDFKVTVNPVLEIDQYPLPRIEDIFAALSRGQRFTKLDLRHAYLQMTVDDESRKLLTINTEKGLYRYNRLVFGVASAPAIWQRTIDTVLQGLAGVKCIMDDMIITGTSEEEHLQNLEAVLQRLDDYNLRVNLDKCGFFRERVSYCGHEIDSEGLHKTQAKIDAVINAPKPTNVSELRSFLGIVNYYARFLPNLSSTLYKLHQLLSKEKKWEWTPKCDRAFLDIKRMITSEEVLTHYNPDQPVRLACDASPYGIGCVLSHVMDDGSERPIAYASRSLSAAEKNYSQIDRKALGIVWGVKRFNTYLYGRHFTLLTDHKPLVSIFHPEKGISTTSAARMQRYALFLSGYDYEIMYKNTKTHGNADSLSRLPLSECETSEDTSVDIMYMSQIEQLPITSAKIKQETGRDTVLSHVYESVMNGWITYIKSEDKDLYPYFSRRDELTVHNGCLLWGMRVIIPLKLRSHVLNDLHVGHIGIAKMKALARSLVWWPGIDQDIENISKSCAGCSEFKRSPPSAPVHPWEWPTSPWERVHIDFAGPFLNSMFFIAVDAHSKWPEVIQMRETTSDLTIDVLRCIFSRNGVPKVLVSDNGPQFTSADFQKFTKANGIKHVTSAPYHPSSNGLAERFVQSFKSAMKASKKDSGSLQTKLANFLLAYRNASHATTGESPAKLFLGRTLSSRLDLVKPNTERDVKSKQFDMANKRGSPLRAFEPGREVIVRDYRKNAISNWVFGTISEQTGPVSYRVEVAPGQTWRRHIDQIQEFATNVSASDTPITNDISVNQQSGAVPRQDSQLDSRSQDIRMSSQDSQPPSQEVSTPPQIQQTDQRSEPRRNPRRTAGPPSRYKDFVSCK; translated from the coding sequence ATGGCCAAATCAGTTATCGGACGAATCGAGGTATATGATAGCCATGTGGAAACGTGGGATTCATATAGTGAAAGACTGGAACAGTATTTTCTGTGCAACGAGGTGAAAGTCGAGAAGAAAGTTCCCGCGCTATTGAGTTTGGTGGGAGGCCCAACCTATCAGCTCTTGAGAGGCTTGACTGCGCCTAAAAAGCCAAGTGAATGTGAGTATGCTGAACTCATTAAAACACTCAGTGACCACTTGAACCCTAAACCCGTAGTTATATCTGAGAGATTCAGATTTTACAAGAGGGATCAACGTGAGGGAGAGAGTATCCGTGATTACCTCGCACAATTGCGCAAATTATCAGAACATTgtgactttaaacaaaacttgagTGAGTCGATTCGTGATCGCCTAGTCTGTGGACTTCGCAGTGAGGCcatacaaaacaaattattagCGGAGAAAAATCTCACGTTGGAAATAGCGGTACAGATATCACAAGCTATGGAGACAGCGTCACGTGATGCCACCGAATTGCAAGCTAAGCATGTAGGCCTAGGCGAGAATAGTGATTACAGAGATGGCTTTAACGAGAGTCTCGTAGCCACTTTGCATGTGAATTCCTTGGACAATACACACCTGAATGCCATTATTTTGGAGCCTATCATTCATAACAGGAAAATCCGGATGGAGTTGGACACTGGAGCTGCAGTATCCGTTATGTCAGAAAGGAAATTTCGTGAACATTTTCCTGACAAAGTTGACAGTCTAAAAAAAACACATTTGCGTTTACGTACATACACAGAGGAGGTGTTAAAACCCAAAGGTGTAGCACGTGTACCAGTTACATATGGAAATCAAAGGAAGGAACTTAACCTATATGTTGTTCAAAAAGATGGGCCATCGCTATTTGGCCGAGAATGGTTAGCTCACATTACCTTGGATTGGCCTTCTATCAAATCTTTGTCAGTTGCAACAAGTAAAGTTTCAGGCACATGTTCCAAAGGGACAAAACATAAGTTATCTGAGATCTTGGGAAAACATGGACAGATTTTCAAGGATGACATGGGAACCGTTAAAGGAATCAAAGCGTCATTGAAACTGAAGGAAAGTGCACAACCCAAGTTTTGCAAAGCACGTCCCGTGGCGTATTCGTTGAAACAAAAAGTTGAAAAGGAACTGAACAAGTTAGTCGACAGTGGTGTCATTACAAAGATAGATTACAGTGAATGGGCTACACCTATCGTACCAGTCATAAAATCGGACGGTAGTGTTCGGATTTGTGGTGACTTCAAAGTGACTGTGAACCCTGTCCTTGAAATTGACCAATATCCGCTCCCAAGGATTGAGGACATTTTTGCGGCATTGTCCAGAGGTCAACGATTTACCAAGTTAGATTTACGCCATGCGTACTTACAAATGACTGTAGATGACGAATCCAGAAAATTATTGACTATCAATACTGAAAAGGGATTGTACAGATACAACAGATTAGTATTTGGTGTGGCCTCAGCGCCAGCCATTTGGCAACGCACAATCGATACTGTGTTACAAGGGCTGGCCGGGGTAAAATGTATAATGGATGACATGATCATCACAGGAACGAGTGAAGAAGAACACTTACAAAATTTGGAAGCAGTACTGCAGAGACTGGATGACTACAATTTGCGAGTAAACTTAGATAAGTGTGGGTTTTTCAGAGAGCGCGTTTCATATTGTGGACATGAAATCGACAGTGAAGGATTACACAAAACACAGGCAAAAATCGATGCAGTTATCAATGCTCCAAAGCCGACAAATGTATCGGAGTTGCGTTCATTCCTAGGAATTGTGAACTATTATGCCAGATTTCTGCCAAATCTGTCTAGCACATTATATAAGTTACATCAGCTGTTGTCAAAGGAGAAGAAATGGGAGTGGACCCCTAAATGTGATAGAGCCTTCTTGGATATTAAACGAATGATAACATCCGAAGAAGTTCTGACACACTACAATCCCGATCAGCCAGTACGATTAGCTTGTGATGCTTCGCCATACGGCATAGGATGCGTCTTATCACATGTGATGGATGATGGGTCAGAAAGGCCTATTGCGTATGCCTCACGATCACTATCGGCTGCAGAGAAAAACTATTCACAGATTGACCGCAAAGCCTTGGGTATAGTGTGGGGTGTAAAGCGTTTCAATACCTATTTATATGGGAGACATTTTACGTTACTCACCGATCACAAGCCGTTAGTGTCTATTTTTCATCCAGAAAAGGGAATTTCAACAACTTCAGCTGCACGCATGCAAAGATATGCTTTATTTCTATCAGGATATGATTATGAAATCATGTACAAAAATACTAAAACGCATGGAAATGCAGACAGTTTATCGCGACTGCCATTATCCGAATGTGAAACTTCCGAAGACACTAGTGTTGACATAATGTACATGTCGCAAATTGAACAGTTACCAATTACGAGCGCCAAAATAAAACAGGAAACTGGACGCGACACAGTTTTATCGCATGTATACGAGTCTGTCATGAATGGGTGGATCACATACATTAAATCAGAGGACAAGGACCTGTATCCGTACTTCAGCCGCAGAGATGAATTAACTGTGCACAACGGATGTCTTCTATGGGGTATGCGTGTGATAATTCCACTGAAATTGAGAAGCCATGTTCTGAACGATCTGCATGTAGGGCATATTGGGATAGCAAAAATGAAGGCCTTGGCCAGGAGTTTGGTGTGGTGGCCAGGCATCGACCAAgacattgaaaatatttcaaaatcatgtgCAGGATGTAGCGAATTTAAACGTTCACCACCATCCGCCCCAGTTCACCCATGGGAGTGGCCCACTAGCCCATGGGAGCGTGTTCATATTGACTTTGCCGGGCCATTTTTGAACTCAATGTTTTTTATAGCAGTTGACGCCCATTCAAAGTGGCCGGAAGTGATCCAAATGCGCGAAACGACATCAGATCTTACTATTGATGTGTTGCGATGCATATTTTCTAGAAATGGAGTGCCGAAAGTCTTAGTGAGTGACAATGGGCCCCAATTTACATCTGCTGACTTTCAGAAATTTACCAAAGCCAATGGCATAAAACATGTGACCTCCGCTCCTTACCACCCAAGTTCCAATGGACTAGCTGAGCGGTTTGTCCAATCTTTTAAGTCAGCCATGAAAGCAAGTAAAAAAGACAGCGGATCTTTACAAACCAAATTGGCAAATTTTCTTTTAGCATACAGAAATGCTTCACATGCAACCACGGGAGAGTCTCCTGCAAAACTATTTCTTGGACGTACTTTATCATCTAGACTGGATTTGGTGAAACCGAACACTGAGCGGGATGTCAAGAGTAAGCAATTTGACATGGCTAACAAAAGAGGAAGTCCACTACGTGCGTTCGAACCAGGAAGGGAGGTGATTGTAAGAGACTACCGTAAAAACGCAATATCAAACTGGGTATTCGGAACTATCAGTGAACAAACAGGCCCAGTCTCATATCGTGTAGAAGTGGCACCAGGTCAAACGTGGAGACGACACATTGATCAGATTCAGGAGTTCGCGACCAACGTCAGTGCATCAGATACACCTATTACAAATGATATCTCTGTAAATCAGCAATCCGGTGCTGTTCCCAGGCAGGACTCACAGCTTGATTCGCGAAGTCAAGATATCCGTATGTCTAGTCAGGATAGTCAACCACCTAGTCAAGAGGTCAGTACTCCACCTCAGATTCAGCAAACTGATCAGCGTTCGGAACCGAGAAGAAATCCAAGGCGCACAGCTGGTCCGCCAAGTCGTTACAAAGACTTTGTATCGTGCAAGTGA
- the LOC125677886 gene encoding uncharacterized protein LOC125677886 has protein sequence MADDKMIRYCKIIIAIRQVLTLTLQDLLSKKIPPTDIFQRVSNGTKKQKENVKNQMPLIEAAANEEDYSSLDITLLYSLLRNFTDVSEPTEGWRKERKDGFIRLGDDIERIRHMRNNCVHGPFLNQLSPDKFEEITTNMIGICDRMTKHIGGDLNYSQCLHGILRRDLSFNDKLKTQTKRTVEHLRQDQLQEIISRKRKMSEIIHRQSSRKRLRTYPRNRRVSAPDYADVRAAVLRQLKQTCSRRNLQKPKSILVIGQAGVGKSSFINSSTTAMTGKYCPYAKSGCGENVTAENNVIRCSKYGHSKTKDLFLPTFMDMIGLDKVFSTDNDKLEEWLADEMLESLIDGTFPDNTDLWSYSKRRMGNYVPVDDSNVGVFIDIIVMVWASKFGSSLHKKVIKCINRQRNFKGQDIPVFVVLSKMDECDLEAEDLKNTNAYVNS, from the exons ATGGCTGACGACAAAATGATAAGATATTGCAAAATTATCATTGCAATAAGGCAAGTTCTGACATTAACTCTACAGGATCTACTCAGTAAAAAGATTCCTCCTACAGATATTTTCCAAAGGGTTAGTAATGGAACCAAAAAACAAAAGGAAAACGTCAAGAATCAGATGCCATTGATAGAAGCCGCGGCGAATGAGGAGGACTATAGTTCACTAGATATAACGCTACTTTATTCTCTGCTGAGGAATTTCACAGACGTCTCAGAACCCACTGAGGGATGGAGAAAGGAACGAAAGGATGGTTTTATAAGACTTGGAGACGACATTGAGAGAATTCGACATATGCGCAACAATTGTGTTCATGGTCCGTTTTTGAATCAGTTATCTCCGGACAAATTTGAGGAAATCACAACAAATATGATTGGGATCTGTGATCGAATGACGAAACATATCGGGGGCGATTTAAACTATTCCCAATGTCTGCATGGCATTCTTAGGAGAGACTTAAGTTTTAACGACAAGCTAAAAACTCAGACGAAAAGAACCGTGGAACATCTGCGACAAGACCAACTACAAG AAATAATTTCTAGGAAGAGAAAAATGTCGGAGATAATACATCGACAATCCTCTCGAAAAAG ATTAAGAACCTACCCCAGAAACAGACGTGTATCTGCACCAGA CTATGCAGATGTGAGGGCAGCAGTACTGCGTCAGTTAAAACAAACCTGTTCTAGAAGAAATCTACAGAAACCAAAGTCCATCTTAGTGATTGGACAAGCAGGAGTAGGAAAGTCGTCTTTTATCAACTCCTCTACCACGGCCATGACAGGAAAATATTGCCCGTATGCTAAATCTGGATGTGGCGAGAATGTTACCGCAGAAAATAACGT GATACGCTGTAGCAAATACGGACACAGTAAAACAAAAGACTTATTCTTGCCCACCTTTATGGATATGATTGGTCTGGATAAAGTATTCTCAACAGACAATGATAAACTGGAAGAGTGGCTTGCAGATGAAATGTTAGAATCCCTTATTGATGGAACATTTCCGGATAATACGGATCTCTGGAGTTACTCAAAGAGACGCATGGGAAATTACGTCCCTGTTGATGACAGCAATGTAGgagtttttattgatatcatcGTAATGGTGTGGGCATCGAAGTTTGGTAGTTCCCTCCATAAGAAAGTTATTAAATGTATAAATCGGCAAAGGAATTTCAAGGGACAGG ACATTCCTGTGTTTGTCGTTTTGAGCAAAATGGACGAATGTGATCTTGAAGCGGAGGATTTGAAGAACACAAATGCATATGTGAACagctga